Proteins co-encoded in one Macrobrachium nipponense isolate FS-2020 chromosome 24, ASM1510439v2, whole genome shotgun sequence genomic window:
- the LOC135202568 gene encoding histone H3.v1-like produces MTTLLTTLVRPLNPGTWKDEGLQEGFKVGSQWTFFSPSSSSSSSSEEEEEEEEEEEEEEEEELQNDLPGTNTNKRDPLTWGQIDDPQEEEKEEEEGEEEVTQSQVIMRLHLGDQGQEEKWTRTEKSHSSVYGGSGWSMTSSKSHGDTNSNTTITTNPTETQTATTLQKAPGKTDQDDEI; encoded by the exons ATGACAACGCTTCTGACAACACTAGTCCGTCCGCTCAACCCTGGAACCTGGAAAGACGAAGGCCTTCAGGAAGGTTTCAAGGTTGGGTCACAATGG ActttcttctctccctcctcctcctcctcctcctcctcagaagaagaagaagaagaagaagaagaagaagaagaagaagaagaagaagaattacaaAATGATCTTCCGggtacaaacacaaacaaaagagatCCTCT GACCTGGGGTCAGATTGATGACcctcaggaggaggagaaggaggaggaggagggggaggaggaagtgacCCAATCTCAAGTAATAATGAGGCTCCATTTAGGAGATCAGGGACAGGAGGAGAAATGGACGAGAACCGAGAAGAGCCATAGCTCGGTATATGGAGGTTCGGGCTG gagcatgACTAGCAGCAAAAGTCATGGAGATACTAACAGCAACACCACTATCAcgaccaacccaacagaaacccaaACAGCAACCACCTTgcaaaaggcgcctggaaaaacgGACCAAGATGACGAGATCTGA